The DNA window TAGTGTCCAGTGTCCACTAAGGACTCCTCCTCATCCCCGATTCGCCTGCCTCCCCGATCCTCATTCAGCAGCAGGACCAGACACCAAAGAAGGATCTCCACGCCAATCCTTGTGTCCCCCAGAACCGGCACGAGCCGAAACGCCAATCCCACCGGCTGACGACGCCCTGTCCATTGATAATTCGTGCCGAGATAGCGAAGTTGGAGACGTGCCGGCAGATAACAGGACAGTCACAAAGTCCGATCAGGTGAACGAGGGCTGTCAAACTCGGCGAGACTCTGGAAATAAtcccgaacagccatactcgcTGAACAAAATGGCAGGCGTGAGCAATGTAAAAGAGCCCCTTGGGCTCTGTCCAAACGAGATTAAGGAGGAGCGGCAGGCGTGCGCCAAACTCGACTCACGCAATCCCATCACTGGCCTCGGCCTCAACGGAGATGGTGTTGGCGGACTCAAGCCTAAGAAGCTCAGGATCCGAGGTGGGCGTTTGGTTCTGGTTGTGTCGATTCCGTCTGAAATTCTATATCCCAAACTCCAAACGAACATAGCCAATCCCCAATCCCCGCTTTAATTTCGAATTCTTATATTTGAGTTTAGCAGCCACTTTGATTTTATACACCtagtttatattttaagtaGTCAAATTTTCTAATGATATTCCTTTGTttccacagagggcaaccccgTCACAGGCGAGGGCTACAAGGCCAACGACTTTACACAGCGCCAGGAGTCGTCCAATGGCGGCACTCCGGTGATCAACAAGAACCGCATTCCCCCAGGCGGCTTCTCGTCGGGCCTGTGGTAATGACAGCCAGAATTGCTCAGATCCCAGCACAAGCAATTGAGGGGCTGATGGCGGGACGAGACAccataagaaaaaaaaaaccaacaaaacaagcaaaaaaaTCATACTACCCATCTAATATACGCATAAATCCCTACACCTCCGTATAAAGCTCAGAAAATCGAAAGGCACGAACGTAGGACTTGATGGCCAACGAATAATTAAGCGAGAGAATAGCAATTGCTCAACGATCTGAAGATGCAATAATGACAGTCGCTACCCAGATGAGAATTAATCAACCACTTTTAGAAGGCGGCATTGCACCCAAACCTATCACtaccaacaccaccaccaccccccatTGCAAATCTGTAATTTAAATTCCTTAGTTGGTGTAAATCCATGGAACGCGTGTAGCCCCCACAAAACAACACC is part of the Drosophila sechellia strain sech25 chromosome 3R, ASM438219v1, whole genome shotgun sequence genome and encodes:
- the LOC6606805 gene encoding microtubule-associated protein Jupiter isoform X1; its protein translation is MAAYAAFKHVELYNVGKAKKRVLRPPGGGSSDIFGSEMPQTPRNVKNRMASNIFAAEKDNGVKNNVRQGAHRFYFIGDAPRRGQKTVDSHSRLFGEPTRPITPGKNHMKSSIPFGQNTEAVAAQKLLTTNGHYNGKSGSVSSASSSVSSSTENLKMNSGSRSVFRNMSTAGPDTKEGSPRQSLCPPEPARAETPIPPADDALSIDNSCRDSEVGDVPADNRTVTKSDQVNEGCQTRRDSGNNPEQPYSLNKMAGVSNVKEPLGLCPNEIKEERQACAKLDSRNPITGLGLNGDGVGGLKPKKLRIREGNPVTGEGYKANDFTQRQESSNGGTPVINKNRIPPGGFSSGLW
- the LOC6606805 gene encoding microtubule-associated protein Jupiter isoform X3; amino-acid sequence: MISNFDCTDNQASSKVLRPPGGGSSDIFGSEMPQTPRNVKNRMASNIFAAEKDNGVKNNVRQGAHRFYFIGDAPRRGQKTVDSHSRLFGEPTRPITPGKNHMKSSIPFGQNTEAVAAQKLLTTNGHYNGKSGSVSSASSSVSSSTENLKMNSGSRSVFRNMSTAGPDTKEGSPRQSLCPPEPARAETPIPPADDALSIDNSCRDSEVGDVPADNRTVTKSDQVNEGCQTRRDSGNNPEQPYSLNKMAGVSNVKEPLGLCPNEIKEERQACAKLDSRNPITGLGLNGDGVGGLKPKKLRIREGNPVTGEGYKANDFTQRQESSNGGTPVINKNRIPPGGFSSGLW
- the LOC6606805 gene encoding microtubule-associated protein Jupiter isoform X4, producing the protein MAAYAAFKHVELYNVGKAKKRVLRPPGGGSSDIFGSEMPQTPRNVKNRMASNIFAAEKDNGVKNNGDAPRRGQKTVDSHSRLFGEPTRPITPGKNHMKSSIPFGQNTEAVAAQKLLTTNGHYNGKSGSVSSASSSVSSSTENLKMNSGSRSVFRNMSTAGPDTKEGSPRQSLCPPEPARAETPIPPADDALSIDNSCRDSEVGDVPADNRTVTKSDQVNEGCQTRRDSGNNPEQPYSLNKMAGVSNVKEPLGLCPNEIKEERQACAKLDSRNPITGLGLNGDGVGGLKPKKLRIREGNPVTGEGYKANDFTQRQESSNGGTPVINKNRIPPGGFSSGLW
- the LOC6606805 gene encoding microtubule-associated protein Jupiter isoform X6, coding for MPQTPRNVKNRMASNIFAAEKDNGVKNNVRQGAHRFYFIGDAPRRGQKTVDSHSRLFGEPTRPITPGKNHMKSSIPFGQNTEAVAAQKLLTTNGHYNGKSGSVSSASSSVSSSTENLKMNSGSRSVFRNMSTAGPDTKEGSPRQSLCPPEPARAETPIPPADDALSIDNSCRDSEVGDVPADNRTVTKSDQVNEGCQTRRDSGNNPEQPYSLNKMAGVSNVKEPLGLCPNEIKEERQACAKLDSRNPITGLGLNGDGVGGLKPKKLRIREGNPVTGEGYKANDFTQRQESSNGGTPVINKNRIPPGGFSSGLW
- the LOC6606805 gene encoding microtubule-associated protein Jupiter isoform X2 produces the protein MAAYAAFKHVELYNVGKAKKRVLRPPGGGSSDIFGSEMPQTPRNVKNRMASNIFAAEKDNGVKNNVRQGAHRFYFIGDAPRRGQKTVDSHSRLFGEPTRPITPGKNHMKSSIPFGQNTEAVAAQKLLTTNGHYNGKSGSVSSASSSVSSSTENLKMNSGSRSVFRNMSTGPDTKEGSPRQSLCPPEPARAETPIPPADDALSIDNSCRDSEVGDVPADNRTVTKSDQVNEGCQTRRDSGNNPEQPYSLNKMAGVSNVKEPLGLCPNEIKEERQACAKLDSRNPITGLGLNGDGVGGLKPKKLRIREGNPVTGEGYKANDFTQRQESSNGGTPVINKNRIPPGGFSSGLW
- the LOC6606805 gene encoding microtubule-associated protein Jupiter isoform X5; this encodes MISNFDCTDNQASSKVLRPPGGGSSDIFGSEMPQTPRNVKNRMASNIFAAEKDNGVKNNGDAPRRGQKTVDSHSRLFGEPTRPITPGKNHMKSSIPFGQNTEAVAAQKLLTTNGHYNGKSGSVSSASSSVSSSTENLKMNSGSRSVFRNMSTAGPDTKEGSPRQSLCPPEPARAETPIPPADDALSIDNSCRDSEVGDVPADNRTVTKSDQVNEGCQTRRDSGNNPEQPYSLNKMAGVSNVKEPLGLCPNEIKEERQACAKLDSRNPITGLGLNGDGVGGLKPKKLRIREGNPVTGEGYKANDFTQRQESSNGGTPVINKNRIPPGGFSSGLW